A section of the Arcobacter roscoffensis genome encodes:
- a CDS encoding radical SAM protein produces MSYSNSITFGPIASRRFGISLGIDLSPSSKQCNFDCLYCELEGAKTVSKMTEYPSVEEVISEIKKSFLKNEKIDVITLTANGEPTLYPKLDELVDEINKIKNNTKTLILSNGSTIYKEDTFKTLLKIDTVKLSLDCVSEKCFKKLDRTDKSIEIDKIVPSMIDFSQKTKNDFVLEILFVKDLNDKDDEIALLYNAVKKINPKRVDIGTIDRPPAYKVKPVSYKTLEKVANIFKGINVNIVYKNRPKLLGSYSKDDIVQTLKRRPLTIEDIENLFDEESKNKLEELVKNSKISLVDSSGVKFYKNL; encoded by the coding sequence ATGTCTTATTCAAACTCAATAACTTTTGGACCAATCGCTTCAAGAAGATTTGGTATATCTTTAGGGATAGATCTTTCTCCTTCATCAAAACAGTGTAACTTTGATTGTTTATATTGTGAATTAGAAGGTGCTAAAACAGTTTCTAAAATGACTGAGTATCCAAGTGTTGAAGAAGTAATCTCTGAAATAAAAAAAAGTTTTCTAAAAAATGAAAAAATCGATGTTATTACATTAACTGCAAATGGTGAACCAACACTTTATCCTAAGTTAGATGAACTTGTGGATGAAATTAATAAAATCAAAAATAATACAAAAACTCTTATTTTATCAAATGGTAGTACAATTTATAAAGAAGATACCTTTAAAACTCTTCTTAAAATTGATACAGTAAAACTTTCATTAGATTGTGTAAGTGAGAAGTGTTTTAAAAAACTTGATAGAACTGATAAAAGTATAGAAATAGATAAAATTGTTCCTTCTATGATAGATTTTTCGCAAAAAACAAAAAATGATTTTGTTTTAGAAATTCTTTTTGTTAAAGATTTAAATGATAAGGATGATGAAATTGCTTTATTATATAATGCTGTGAAAAAAATAAACCCTAAAAGAGTAGATATTGGTACTATTGATAGGCCACCTGCGTATAAAGTTAAACCTGTATCATATAAAACTTTAGAAAAAGTTGCAAATATTTTTAAAGGTATAAATGTAAACATAGTATATAAAAATAGACCTAAACTTTTAGGTTCATATTCAAAAGATGATATTGTTCAAACATTAAAAAGAAGACCTCTTACTATTGAAGATATTGAAAACTTATTTGATGAGGAATCTAAGAATAAGCTTGAAGAACTAGTAAAAAATAGTAAAATATCACTTGTCGATAGTAGTGGAGTTAAATTTTATAAAAATTTATAA
- the hemE gene encoding uroporphyrinogen decarboxylase: MSKIFVDACFRKETPYTPVWMMRQAGRYLPEYMEVRGQAGSFLNLCHNPEKACEVTIQPLDIVGVDAAILFSDILVIPDEMGMDLEFIKGQGPVFHDPIETQEDVDRLICGEEAANKLTYVYETIKLLKEKLPEDKALIGFTGAPWTLATYMIEGQGTKTYNLCKKMMYSNPELLHNILRKVTDIVKLYLEKQIQAGADVVQIFDSWAAAIEPGRYDEFSWKYMVEIAEYIKEKYPHIPVIMFPKGISAFINMDGVYGNFDVLGIDWGTPMAMAKAKLGDKYVLQGNMEPCRLYSKEETTKCVEKIQETMQGEGHIFNLGHGILPDVPVENAIHFVKECQRVSKKS, translated from the coding sequence ATGTCAAAGATATTTGTAGATGCGTGTTTTAGAAAAGAGACTCCTTACACTCCTGTATGGATGATGAGACAAGCAGGAAGATACCTTCCTGAGTATATGGAAGTAAGAGGACAAGCAGGAAGCTTCTTAAACTTATGTCATAACCCTGAAAAAGCTTGTGAAGTTACTATTCAGCCTTTAGATATTGTTGGAGTTGATGCTGCAATCTTATTTAGTGATATTTTAGTAATTCCAGATGAAATGGGAATGGATTTAGAGTTTATTAAAGGTCAAGGTCCTGTATTTCATGACCCAATTGAAACACAAGAAGATGTTGATAGACTAATTTGTGGTGAAGAAGCTGCAAATAAATTAACATATGTTTATGAAACAATCAAACTTTTAAAAGAAAAGTTACCAGAAGATAAAGCACTTATTGGTTTTACAGGTGCTCCATGGACTCTTGCAACTTACATGATTGAAGGGCAGGGGACTAAGACTTATAATTTATGTAAAAAAATGATGTATTCAAATCCTGAACTATTGCATAATATTTTAAGAAAAGTAACTGATATTGTTAAATTATATCTAGAAAAACAAATTCAAGCAGGTGCAGATGTTGTTCAAATCTTTGATTCATGGGCTGCAGCAATTGAACCTGGAAGATATGATGAATTCTCATGGAAGTATATGGTTGAAATTGCTGAATACATTAAAGAGAAATATCCACATATTCCAGTAATAATGTTCCCTAAAGGAATCTCTGCATTTATTAATATGGATGGAGTTTATGGAAACTTTGATGTATTAGGAATTGATTGGGGAACTCCAATGGCTATGGCTAAAGCTAAGTTAGGTGATAAATATGTTCTTCAAGGAAATATGGAACCTTGTAGACTTTACTCAAAAGAAGAGACTACTAAATGTGTAGAAAAAATTCAAGAGACTATGCAAGGTGAAGGACATATTTTCAACTTAGGACATGGTATTTTGCCAGATGTTCCTGTTGAAAATGCTATTCACTTTGTTAAAGAGTGTCAAAGAGTATCTAAAAAATCTTAA
- the gyrA gene encoding DNA gyrase subunit A, which produces MENLFENQDIIDINIEDSVKASYLDYSMSVIIGRALPDAKDGLKPVHRRILYAMHDLNISSKSAYKKSARIVGDVIGKYHPHGDSSVYDALVRMAQDFSMRAPLVDGQGNFGSIDGDNAAAMRYTEARMTKISEEVLRDIDKDTINYTQNYDDTLKEPTVLPTRVPTLLLNGSEGIAVGMATKIPPHNLNELLNAVLHTIDNPESTAEDLMQFIQGPDFPTGGTIFGRRGIIDAYKTGRGRVKIRAKHHIETKGKKEVIVLDELPYQVNKSRLIEQIATLAKDKQIEGISEVRDESDRDGIRVVIELKKDAMGEIVLNNLYKSTPMETTFGIILLAVHNKEPKVFNLPQILNIFLAHRKTVIIRRTIFDLEKAKARAHILEGLKIALDNIDEVVQIIRSSANDGEAKEKLQDRFGLSTIQSQAILDMRLGRLTGLQRDKLEAEYQELLALIAELEAILKSEDKLNEIIKEELIEIKDKYSDERRTEIEDSYDEIDMEDLIPNEPMVVTITHNGYVKRVPIKSYEKQRRGGKGKVAVTTHDDDFIEKFFVSNTHDTLMFVTNMGQLYWLKVYRIPEGSRTAKGKAVVNLINLRPDEKIMAIIPTDDFDESKSLAFFTKNGIVKRTSLSEFSNIRSNGVRAIVLDDLDEIVTAKITNVESEYIMIFTSLGQCIRFEIDKTREQGRSTRGVRGIKFKHDTDYVVDADVIDNVEQELLTVSEKGIGKRTLVEEYRLTNRAGSGVISMKLSQKTGSVIGEVLVDESMDLMALTSIGKMIRVDMQTIRKAGRNTSGVIIVNVDKGDKVVSIAKCPKQDEEIEVDENGNVIRYNEDGEIIEEIAVEDKSQQQSQSLKDNLEEKKED; this is translated from the coding sequence ATGGAAAACCTTTTTGAAAACCAAGATATTATTGACATAAATATTGAAGATTCAGTTAAAGCTTCATATTTAGATTATTCAATGAGTGTTATTATTGGTAGAGCACTACCTGATGCAAAAGATGGATTAAAACCAGTTCACAGAAGAATTTTATATGCGATGCATGATTTAAATATTTCTTCGAAGTCTGCATATAAGAAATCTGCAAGAATCGTTGGAGATGTTATTGGTAAGTATCACCCTCATGGTGATAGCTCAGTTTATGATGCACTAGTTAGAATGGCGCAAGATTTCTCAATGAGAGCTCCTTTAGTTGATGGACAAGGTAACTTCGGTTCAATTGATGGTGATAACGCAGCAGCAATGAGATATACAGAAGCTAGAATGACTAAAATATCTGAAGAGGTTTTAAGAGATATTGATAAAGATACTATTAATTATACTCAAAACTATGATGATACATTAAAAGAACCAACTGTTTTACCTACAAGAGTTCCAACACTATTATTAAATGGTAGTGAGGGTATTGCAGTTGGTATGGCTACTAAAATTCCACCGCATAATTTAAATGAATTATTAAATGCCGTTTTACATACAATTGACAATCCAGAATCAACAGCTGAGGATTTAATGCAATTTATTCAAGGTCCAGATTTTCCAACAGGTGGTACTATCTTTGGAAGAAGAGGAATTATTGATGCATATAAAACAGGACGTGGAAGAGTTAAGATAAGAGCTAAGCATCATATCGAAACAAAAGGTAAAAAAGAAGTAATCGTTTTAGATGAACTACCATATCAAGTAAATAAATCAAGACTTATTGAGCAAATAGCTACACTTGCTAAAGATAAACAAATTGAAGGTATTTCAGAAGTTAGAGATGAATCTGATAGAGACGGTATTAGAGTTGTTATTGAACTTAAAAAAGATGCTATGGGTGAGATTGTATTAAATAACCTTTATAAATCTACTCCAATGGAAACTACATTTGGTATTATTCTTTTAGCCGTTCATAACAAAGAACCAAAGGTATTTAATTTACCTCAAATTTTAAATATTTTCTTAGCTCATAGAAAAACTGTAATTATTAGAAGAACAATCTTTGATTTAGAAAAAGCAAAAGCTAGAGCTCATATTTTAGAAGGTTTAAAAATTGCTTTAGATAATATTGATGAAGTTGTTCAAATTATTAGATCATCTGCAAATGATGGTGAAGCAAAAGAGAAGCTTCAAGATAGATTTGGACTTTCAACAATTCAATCTCAAGCTATTTTAGATATGAGATTAGGAAGACTTACAGGTCTTCAAAGAGATAAGCTTGAAGCTGAATATCAAGAGCTATTAGCTTTAATTGCAGAATTAGAAGCAATCTTAAAATCAGAAGATAAGTTAAATGAAATTATCAAAGAAGAGTTAATTGAAATTAAAGACAAATATTCTGATGAAAGAAGAACAGAAATCGAAGATTCATATGATGAAATCGATATGGAAGATTTAATTCCAAATGAGCCAATGGTAGTTACTATTACTCACAATGGATATGTAAAAAGAGTTCCAATTAAGTCTTATGAAAAACAAAGAAGAGGTGGTAAAGGTAAAGTAGCTGTTACTACTCATGATGATGACTTTATTGAGAAGTTCTTTGTTTCAAATACTCATGATACTTTAATGTTTGTTACAAACATGGGGCAATTATATTGGTTAAAAGTTTATAGAATTCCTGAGGGAAGTAGAACTGCAAAAGGTAAAGCAGTTGTTAACTTAATTAACTTAAGACCTGATGAAAAAATCATGGCTATTATTCCAACTGATGACTTTGATGAATCTAAATCATTAGCATTCTTTACTAAGAATGGTATTGTAAAAAGAACATCATTATCAGAGTTTAGTAATATAAGATCAAATGGTGTAAGAGCAATTGTTCTTGATGATTTAGATGAAATTGTAACTGCAAAGATTACAAATGTTGAGTCTGAATATATTATGATATTTACAAGTTTAGGTCAATGTATTAGATTTGAAATTGATAAAACAAGAGAACAAGGTAGATCAACAAGAGGTGTAAGAGGTATTAAGTTTAAACATGATACTGATTATGTAGTTGATGCAGATGTTATTGATAATGTAGAGCAAGAGTTATTAACTGTATCTGAAAAAGGTATTGGAAAAAGAACACTTGTAGAAGAGTACAGACTTACAAATAGAGCAGGTTCTGGTGTTATATCAATGAAATTATCACAAAAAACTGGAAGCGTTATTGGTGAAGTTTTAGTTGATGAAAGTATGGACTTAATGGCTTTAACATCTATTGGTAAGATGATTAGAGTTGATATGCAAACAATTAGAAAAGCAGGAAGAAATACATCAGGTGTTATCATTGTAAATGTTGATAAAGGTGATAAAGTAGTATCAATTGCAAAATGTCCAAAACAAGATGAAGAAATTGAAGTTGATGAAAACGGAAATGTAATAAGATACAATGAAGATGGAGAAATAATTGAAGAGATTGCAGTTGAAGATAAAAGTCAACAACAATCACAATCATTAAAAGACAATCTAGAAGAAAAAAAGGAAGATTAA
- a CDS encoding YdcH family protein, protein MFHEYRDLIAELKQKDAHFHKLFDKHNDLDEEIMEMEKSHADQFDVEAKKKEKLKLKDDVYNMIIKYKSEKA, encoded by the coding sequence ATGTTTCATGAATATAGAGATCTAATCGCAGAGTTAAAACAAAAAGATGCACATTTCCACAAATTATTTGATAAACATAATGATTTGGATGAAGAGATTATGGAAATGGAAAAAAGTCATGCAGATCAATTTGATGTTGAAGCAAAGAAAAAAGAGAAATTAAAACTAAAAGATGATGTTTATAATATGATCATTAAATATAAAAGTGAAAAAGCATAA
- the argJ gene encoding bifunctional glutamate N-acetyltransferase/amino-acid acetyltransferase ArgJ yields MFTILPIKGHIDQIDGFNCDGISAGLKPNGNNDLGFIYTNEPCDVQAVFTENRFQAAPLKHYLQYEEGFKTNFVLINSKNANALTGKKGIEDINTIFSSLSFDLVNPIMSSTGVIGNPLPIDKIVKGANSFDLNAKSGENLARAIMTTDAYEKSCMYEVKLEDGSSFKIGAVAKGAGMINPNLATMLCFICTDAAVPLNDMKEALEVNSETTFNAISVDGDTSTNDTVMLLANKKSNTYDKEAFIEAVRLVMHDMAMLMVADGEGAKKAVAFEVRNAASKEEAQKAAKALSNSLLVKTALFGEDPNFGRIASTIGASKVISDEEKLVISYNDVVVYDKGELCFDEEQEAKAAKVLGNDKFKVICDLGVGEYSFTAYGCDLGYEYVKINADYRT; encoded by the coding sequence ATGTTTACAATATTACCAATAAAAGGTCATATAGATCAAATAGATGGCTTTAACTGTGATGGAATAAGTGCAGGACTTAAACCAAATGGCAATAATGATTTAGGTTTTATTTATACAAATGAACCTTGCGATGTTCAAGCAGTTTTTACAGAAAACAGATTTCAAGCTGCACCATTAAAACACTATTTACAATATGAAGAAGGTTTTAAAACAAACTTTGTACTTATTAACTCAAAAAATGCAAATGCATTAACTGGGAAAAAAGGTATTGAAGATATAAATACTATTTTTTCATCATTAAGTTTTGATTTAGTAAACCCAATTATGAGTAGTACAGGAGTAATAGGAAATCCTTTACCAATTGATAAGATTGTAAAAGGTGCTAATTCTTTTGACTTAAATGCTAAAAGTGGTGAGAACCTAGCAAGAGCAATTATGACAACTGATGCTTATGAAAAAAGTTGTATGTATGAAGTAAAACTTGAAGATGGTAGTTCGTTTAAAATAGGTGCTGTAGCAAAAGGTGCAGGGATGATAAACCCAAACCTAGCAACTATGCTTTGTTTTATTTGTACAGATGCAGCAGTTCCTTTAAATGATATGAAAGAAGCATTAGAAGTAAATAGTGAAACAACATTTAATGCAATATCAGTAGATGGAGATACATCAACAAATGATACAGTAATGCTTCTAGCAAATAAAAAATCAAATACTTATGATAAAGAAGCATTTATTGAAGCTGTAAGATTGGTAATGCATGATATGGCGATGTTAATGGTAGCAGATGGTGAGGGAGCTAAAAAAGCAGTTGCATTTGAAGTTAGAAATGCAGCCTCAAAAGAAGAAGCACAAAAAGCAGCAAAAGCATTATCAAACTCATTACTTGTAAAAACAGCACTGTTTGGAGAAGATCCAAACTTTGGAAGAATTGCATCAACAATAGGAGCATCAAAAGTAATAAGTGATGAAGAAAAACTAGTAATATCATATAATGATGTTGTAGTTTATGATAAAGGTGAACTTTGCTTTGATGAAGAACAAGAAGCAAAAGCAGCAAAAGTACTAGGAAATGATAAGTTTAAAGTTATTTGTGATTTAGGAGTAGGGGAGTATAGTTTTACAGCGTATGGATGTGACTTAGGTTATGAGTACGTAAAGATTAATGCTGATTACAGAACTTAA
- a CDS encoding YqhA family protein produces the protein MIERLFESAMWKTRFLVIFAVLFGLLGAVVLFVVASMDIFVVAKYAFDTIITHAHPENFHEDIVSGIIGAVDLYLIAVVMLIFSFGIYELFISPIDHNEQAQDDSKILSITSLDQLKDKIAKVIVMVLVVNFFQRVLHTEYNGALEMLYFALAVAALALGLFFLGKVGKK, from the coding sequence ATGATTGAAAGGCTATTTGAAAGTGCAATGTGGAAAACAAGATTTCTTGTTATCTTCGCTGTACTTTTTGGCTTATTAGGTGCTGTAGTATTATTTGTAGTTGCAAGTATGGATATATTTGTTGTTGCAAAATATGCATTTGATACTATTATTACTCATGCCCATCCAGAGAATTTCCATGAAGATATTGTAAGCGGTATAATTGGTGCAGTTGATTTATATTTAATTGCAGTAGTTATGCTTATTTTTTCTTTTGGAATATACGAACTTTTTATCTCTCCTATTGATCATAATGAACAAGCACAAGATGATTCAAAAATATTATCAATTACTTCATTAGATCAGTTAAAAGATAAAATAGCAAAAGTTATTGTTATGGTTCTAGTAGTAAACTTTTTTCAAAGAGTTTTACATACGGAATATAATGGTGCTTTAGAAATGTTGTATTTTGCTTTAGCCGTAGCTGCTTTAGCTCTTGGACTTTTCTTTTTAGGAAAAGTTGGAAAAAAATAA
- a CDS encoding aspartate-semialdehyde dehydrogenase: MRKFNVAVVGATGAVGEELFRVMADYDFPVNNIVPLASAKSAGSKIEYKNKEYTVLELTETAFEENEVDIAFFSAGGNISEKFAKYAVEAGAVVIDNTSHFRMVPNVPLVVPEVNPEDIALWRETGIIANPNCSTIQMVLSLKPLDELYGIKRVDVSTYQAVSGAGKAGMEELVTQMQDFFAFKLDESKKDAFAHQIALNVIPQIDVQQPNDFTKEEMKMVNETQKILHKEVQVAATCVRVPVLRSHSESITVTFDENIDVDVNEVRNALENFENVEVIDDLANNAYPMPIVSTDTDMTYVGRIRKDVYAPNIVHFFNVADQVRVGAATNSVRIALKWIEMESDI, translated from the coding sequence ATGAGAAAATTTAATGTCGCAGTTGTAGGAGCAACTGGTGCAGTAGGTGAAGAACTTTTTAGAGTAATGGCAGATTATGACTTTCCAGTTAATAATATTGTTCCATTAGCGAGTGCTAAAAGTGCTGGTTCAAAAATTGAGTATAAAAATAAAGAGTATACTGTTTTAGAACTTACTGAGACTGCGTTTGAAGAAAATGAAGTAGATATTGCATTTTTTAGTGCAGGTGGTAATATTTCAGAGAAGTTTGCAAAGTATGCTGTAGAAGCTGGTGCGGTTGTTATTGATAATACAAGTCACTTCAGAATGGTTCCAAATGTTCCATTAGTAGTTCCAGAAGTAAATCCAGAAGACATTGCACTATGGAGAGAAACAGGAATTATTGCTAATCCAAATTGTTCAACTATTCAAATGGTATTATCTTTAAAACCATTAGATGAATTATATGGAATTAAAAGAGTTGATGTATCAACATATCAAGCAGTTTCAGGTGCAGGAAAAGCAGGAATGGAAGAGTTAGTAACTCAAATGCAAGACTTTTTTGCATTTAAGTTAGATGAGAGCAAAAAAGATGCATTTGCACATCAAATTGCACTAAATGTTATTCCTCAAATTGATGTTCAGCAGCCAAATGATTTCACAAAAGAAGAAATGAAAATGGTAAATGAAACTCAAAAAATTCTTCATAAAGAAGTTCAAGTAGCAGCTACTTGTGTTAGAGTTCCAGTTTTAAGATCTCACTCAGAATCAATCACAGTTACATTTGATGAAAATATAGATGTAGATGTAAATGAAGTAAGAAATGCATTAGAAAACTTTGAAAATGTAGAAGTTATAGATGATTTAGCTAACAATGCATACCCCATGCCAATTGTATCAACTGATACAGATATGACATATGTAGGAAGAATAAGAAAAGATGTTTATGCACCAAATATAGTTCATTTCTTCAATGTTGCAGACCAAGTAAGAGTAGGTGCAGCTACTAACTCAGTTAGAATTGCTTTAAAATGGATTGAAATGGAGAGCGATATTTAA